Below is a window of Humulus lupulus chromosome 9, drHumLupu1.1, whole genome shotgun sequence DNA.
ACCCTCTTCTGGGTCCTTCATCCACTACGTAAGTTCTTATCAAGTTTTTAATTTTGGGtccttttattggttttttgTTTACTATTAACTAAATAGCTATTTTTGTGTTTCTGGTTGCTTTTAGGCTACAAAAGATGGGGGCTCTTGATGTGACTAAAGTTGTGAAAGGTCACCAGGGATGGCGTCTTATTACTTGTAATTGGTTACACGGAGGGGTTTTTCATATATTGGCTAATATGTTGAGTCTTTTGGTTATTGGAATCCGGCTTGAGCAAGAATTTGGATTTGGTATGTATTTAGAAACTAGTTCGTTTGTGATTTCTAATTAGCATTATTATTAAGATTTGAAAGCATCAACATTGATTAACAACTTATGGTATCTTCCCAGGAATTATAGAATCTAGTGACTTGTAACTTGTTAAGTCAAAACAAACTACTATGTTGATTTTCGTTTTAGGTTCTTTATCAAAAAAAAAGGGGGGGAGTTCGGTTAAAAGGGTAAAAAAGTTGCAGCTAATTTATGAACATATGATAGTCATTGAGGTTGTTTACAACAATAAGCTTTTTTCTTTATACATTGTCAAATATAGTAACTAATTTAGGGCCTAATGGGTGTACCATAAATAATTGTATTCATACTTGTTAATTCAAAGTTGGGATTTTGATTTGTCTAGAAAGCTTAAGGTCTATATAGATTCTGTAATTTGTAGCATTTAGACACTAAAACCTCTTCAATCATTGTTATTATGGGATGTGTGATAGTTGAGGTTGGTTTGGTGAGTTGATTTGAGCTACCAAGCCTGTAAAAGTTTGCAAAATTATACAAGTCTAATTATTTGATGATATTATTGTATAAAGTGTTCTTGATTCTATAGAGCTAACTTGATTTCTTCACGACAGTGTTACAAGCTTTACTCTAAACACTTACAATCTTCTTGTATGGTTCTTTCTATCTCAGTCCGAATTGGTTTGCTGTATGTTATCTCTGGATTTGGTGGAAGTTTGTTTTCTGCACTGTTCCTCCAATCAAACATATCTGTTGGTGCGTCCGGCGCTCTTTTCGGGTTATTGGGAGGAATGCTTTCTGAACTCATCACCAATTGGACAATATATGTTAATAAGGTGAGTATTGAactgatttaaattaaattgaataTTGATTTCAAATGACTCACTCATGACCCAAAATCTATAAGTATTCAGTTTGCAGCACTCTTCACTCTTGTGGTCATCATAGCTATTAACTTGGCAGTGGGAATTCTCCCACATGTGGACAACTTTGCTCATCTTGGAGGGTTTCTTTCCGGTTTCCTTCTTGGGTTTGTGTTTCTCATCCGGCCACAGTTTGGATGGGTTAGCCAAAGATATACTCCAGGGTTTATGTCACCAACACCGCCACATCCAGCTAAATCTAAATTCAAGACATATCAATGCATATTGTGGATCATTTCACTTATACTTTTGATTGTTGGGTAAGCATCTGAATCCATAGTTATGTTTCTATCATTAGATTTTACTTCAAACGATATATGTGGAATGAATTATTACTTGAAACAACAGTGCTCTTTAATCAAATTGAGGACAGCAAAGGTAGTAATTTGCTTTTTCAGTTTAGTGAACTGATAATGGAGAAATATCTCCATATCTCAGTCTTGTGATAAATCTTTCTGCCTTCAACCATTCATTCAGAAAATTCATGTTAGGCGAGAGATAGAAATAACTATTTTGGAACTCTAATTCTTTAAAACTTGCTTACTATCTTCAGCCTTGTGTTACTTATTTGTATATGACAATGTGGCCAGAAAAAAATAGATTCTTGAAACTGAAACAATTGAACTTTTTCCCTGATGGCACATTTGCTTGCAGCTTTGTCAATTGATTatcttttcatttttcatttttttatgctCAACCCGAATTTTGTATCTGATTACTTGCCTTGACAGGTTGACCGTCGGGTTGGTTTTGCTACTCCGAGGAGTGGATGCAAATAAACATTGTTCTTGGTGTCATTATTTGTCTTGTGTCCCAACTTCAAAATGGAGCTGCAAGACTGAGCCTGCATTCTGCTGGGTTAGTAATTGAACCATTGCTTTCTTCTCTATGTGCTTGTCAAGAACATAAAATCAACACTCATGGGATTTTAATTTTTCGATTAACATATTTTCTGTTATCGGTGCAGTCGAGTCAGACGAATAATCAGCTCACCTTAACTTGCTCCAGCAACAACAGAACTAGCCTATATTCTGTGTCCAATCCCAGCAATTCACGGATTCAGGGGTTATGTACACAACTTTGTGGTTGATTAAGCAATATGACTAGGTAGCTTCCTATTGCATAATCTACTCTTAGCAGATTCTTGAGCTATATTAAGTTTTTAGATGTGTTTATCTTTCTGTAtctattcttttttttctttcccttctttttagTTGGCTTCTTTGTAtctgatattattattttttttattataaaatattcgAATCTTAATGTTAATAATAATACTTTATTTGATAGTGTTTTAGTATTATATACAACTTTTTGTTTGGCACACTATCTTTGCTTATTCCGTAATCAAATATTAGTCAAATGAGCCATATGAACTAAAGGGtgatttttaattaattgtaCATTAACAATTGGATTTTGTTATGCGCTGAGCCAGGactaaaatatgtatatatatatatgacgaCGCCCTTCAttgtttttttattacttttaagATGAAGGGAAAAGAGGGAGTACTGTGATAAGACAATAAATCGATCAAAAAAAGTCTTGTCTTTTGACATGCTGTAAAAGTTGAATGTTTGTTTGGCTCGTTTGTTTCGATTCCTGTTAGTGTGATCAAAGGGTTTCATATGGCTTCTTCAAGCAATGTGGTGGAGGATTTGGAGGCAAGCTGGGGCGGTTTGCAGATAGCAGAAGAGGAGGAACAGGGGCTGTTCTTTCAGGAGACTCCAGATGTTGAGGACGAAGACGGTATTGATGCGAGATGGTGCTTAGTGGGGAAACTACTGGGGGATAGAGTGGCCGATTTCGATACACTCCGGAATGTTCTGGCTTCATTGTGGAGGCCTGTGAAAGGAATGTATGTGAAACAGTTAGAGACCAACAAATTCTTATTCCAATTTTTTCATGAAATTGATATTAACAGGGTAATGGAGGGGACTCCTTGGACCTTCAATCGGACCCCTGTTATTCTGGAAAGGCTTAAACTTGGAGAAAATCCTAGAGTGGTTCCATTAAACACAATGGAAATCTGGGTTCAAGTATATAATCTGAAGGTGGGTTTCATGTCTGATCGGGTTCTAAAGGCTTGTGGAGATTTTATTGGTATGTTCATTTTATCTTGTCCGAAAAATTATACTGGTATTTGGAGAGAGTTTCTGAGGGTTCGGGTCAGGATAAATATTGACCAACCACTGAAGAGAAGAATGAAGATACAGTACTCTAAGGGGGACTTTTTCTGGGCTGAGTTTAAATATGAGAGACTACCAACCTTCTGTTTCATTTGTGGTGTCCTGGGGCACTCTGAGAAGTTCTGTATCAAACTTTTTGCTGAAGAGCCAGAGAACATAGTCCGACCATATGGCTTGTTCATGCACGCTCCTGACCGACGACAAGGCAAGCAGATTGGGGCTCGGTGGCTTCGTGACAACATGGCTCGACCTCTCACCGGGAATCATGAGGGAAGCTCTCCGGCGGTGACCACTAATGCAGGCGGCGATAATGAACGTTTAATCAGGGATACCCAGATGCGAGAGGCGGGAATGAGGGGTTCTAATTATGCAAACGAAGGAGTAACTCCAGGAGGGATTCGCGGGGTGGATCGCGATTTGATTTACAGAGATAGAGGGGACGTTACTAGTAAGACTCGGGGGATTGGGAAAGATTTGGGAGGTAGAGTTGAAGGAGAAATAAATGGGGTAACTGTTGACCAGATCACAGATATTAATGAAGGAGGAATTGGCTGCCAAAATGAGGGTTTCATGTTTTTGGACCCTAAACGGCGTAGGGTGAATTTGGGCCTAGAACAAGGACTGTGTGTGGGCCAATCTGAAGCTATGGAGCTGGGCCGTGATGAAGATGTTGGAGAACGGGTTCGGGTTGGGCTGGAAAATCGGGCTGAGCTCCAAACTCAAAATAAGGAGGCAGTTTTAGACCCAATTAGTGAGAATGGAGGTAAAAGTTCAGAAGttggtatttttcaaaaaaacGTGGAAGAGGCGGGTTCCAGTGTTTGGGCCCGCCTAGAGTTATGAGTTTATTAAGCTGGAATTGCCGGGGGCTTGGTAACCCACGGGCTTTTCAATTCTTAAAGGAAATTATTTTCCAAAAGAGACCCAATGTAGTTTTTTTATGTGAAACTTTTACTAAGAAAGACAAGGTGGATGTCATTAAGTGGCAATTGGGCTTCGAAGGTAGTTTTGTGGTGGATGCTCATGGTCATAGTGGAGGGTTAGTAATGTTGTGGAGGAAAGAGGAAGAAGGCCGGTTGATGAGTTATAGTTTCAATCAcattgatattgtgttgaaattGGAAAATCATCCTGAGTTTAGATTAACTGGTTTCTATGGGGAGCCCCAACGAAGCTTGCGCCATAACACTTGGAGGAGACTTAGACAATTAGCTGGTGCATCGGAGCTACCATGGTGTCTAATTGGAGATCTCAATAATGTGCTCTACCAATGGGAAAAGAGAGGGGGTCGTGCTTATCCCAGTGGTTTGATCAATG
It encodes the following:
- the LOC133800401 gene encoding uncharacterized protein LOC133800401 is translated as MASSSNVVEDLEASWGGLQIAEEEEQGLFFQETPDVEDEDGIDARWCLVGKLLGDRVADFDTLRNVLASLWRPVKGMYVKQLETNKFLFQFFHEIDINRVMEGTPWTFNRTPVILERLKLGENPRVVPLNTMEIWVQVYNLKVGFMSDRVLKACGDFIGMFILSCPKNYTGIWREFLRVRVRINIDQPLKRRMKIQYSKGDFFWAEFKYERLPTFCFICGVLGHSEKFCIKLFAEEPENIVRPYGLFMHAPDRRQGKQIGARWLRDNMARPLTGNHEGSSPAVTTNAGGDNERLIRDTQMREAGMRGSNYANEGVTPGGIRGVDRDLIYRDRGDVTSKTRGIGKDLGGRVEGEINGVTVDQITDINEGGIGCQNEGFMFLDPKRRRVNLGLEQGLCVGQSEAMELGRDEDVGERVRVGLENRAELQTQNKEAVLDPISENGGKSSEVGIFQKNVEEAGSSVWARLEL
- the LOC133801428 gene encoding RHOMBOID-like protein 1 — encoded protein: MAGDHPSEIQIRVNSRRSSGGGGGVVHPVEVDTPQQTSPAPVAYREVKHFKKWVSWLIPLFVIANTIMFIISMYVNNCPDNSDSCIAKFLGRFSFQPFKENPLLGPSSTTLQKMGALDVTKVVKGHQGWRLITCNWLHGGVFHILANMLSLLVIGIRLEQEFGFVRIGLLYVISGFGGSLFSALFLQSNISVGASGALFGLLGGMLSELITNWTIYVNKFAALFTLVVIIAINLAVGILPHVDNFAHLGGFLSGFLLGFVFLIRPQFGWVSQRYTPGFMSPTPPHPAKSKFKTYQCILWIISLILLIVGLTVGLVLLLRGVDANKHCSWCHYLSCVPTSKWSCKTEPAFCWSSQTNNQLTLTCSSNNRTSLYSVSNPSNSRIQGLCTQLCG